A single window of Planctomycetia bacterium DNA harbors:
- a CDS encoding helix-turn-helix transcriptional regulator, with amino-acid sequence MNHDVDLYWIKEPAQIKALTSPMRQEIVDAVAALGPCSMTELAEHLGRAADSLYFHVRKLVKVKLLREVEKRKEGRHVWAIYALPARQVRMVYSPAMLKTIRKVVAGAMRLSLREFNQALLQKNGSFTGPHRNLWGGRMKGWLTPEDLVEVNQIIERLLFLMQKQGPGPGRTIHSLGWVLSPARVRQRNSRSSSANGV; translated from the coding sequence ATGAACCACGACGTTGACCTCTACTGGATCAAAGAACCGGCACAGATCAAGGCGCTGACGTCGCCCATGCGCCAGGAAATTGTCGACGCTGTAGCAGCCCTCGGGCCTTGTTCCATGACCGAACTGGCTGAACATCTCGGCCGGGCAGCTGATTCCCTCTACTTCCATGTCCGCAAGCTCGTCAAAGTCAAGCTGCTTCGTGAAGTGGAAAAGCGGAAAGAAGGCCGACACGTCTGGGCCATCTATGCCTTGCCAGCCAGGCAGGTGCGTATGGTCTATTCGCCAGCCATGCTCAAAACCATTCGCAAAGTGGTGGCAGGTGCCATGCGGCTGAGCCTGCGCGAATTCAACCAGGCCCTGCTGCAGAAAAACGGCTCCTTCACCGGGCCTCATCGCAATCTCTGGGGAGGCCGCATGAAAGGCTGGCTCACCCCGGAAGACCTCGTGGAGGTCAACCAGATCATCGAGAGGCTGCTCTTCCTTATGCAGAAACAAGGCCCCGGGCCAGGCCGTACCATCCATTCGCTCGGCTGGGTGCTTTCCCCGGCACGCGTTCGCCAGCGCAATTCTCGCTCTTCCTCTGCCAACGGAGTGTAA
- a CDS encoding RNA polymerase sigma factor — MLPTPTHRTIDALWRMESGRIIAGVARLVRDVGLAEELAHDALVAALEQWPTQGVPEQPGAWLMTTARRRAIDWLRRRKLQQRKHEELSYHWDEADADTENISDETIEDSLLRLIFTTCHPALPTDSRVALTLKLLAGLTTGEIARAFLSTEPTIAQRIVRAKRTLADENIPFEVPQGEEQHERLASVLEVIYLLFNEGYAATTGDDLIRPALCEEAQRLGRILAELMPREAEVQGLIALLELQASRLKTRTNAQGEPVLLMDQNRARWDQLLIRRGLEALARGKALQQSPGIYLLQAEIAACHARARTPGETDWKQIAAYYDILLEVYPSPIVALNRAVAIGMAYGPQVALPLVEELEKEPLLAGFHLVASVRGDLLEKLHRFPEASLAYEQAASQTRNEKERQQLLQRAKTCTNRFNASTDQKIS; from the coding sequence ATGTTACCAACACCAACCCATCGCACGATTGATGCTCTCTGGCGAATGGAATCAGGTCGCATCATTGCCGGGGTCGCCCGGCTGGTGCGTGACGTTGGCCTCGCCGAAGAGCTTGCCCACGACGCCCTGGTAGCGGCACTGGAACAATGGCCAACACAAGGTGTGCCTGAACAGCCTGGCGCCTGGCTGATGACCACTGCAAGACGTCGTGCCATTGACTGGCTACGCCGCCGGAAATTGCAACAACGCAAACACGAAGAACTGAGCTATCACTGGGATGAAGCAGATGCTGATACAGAAAACATCTCAGATGAGACGATTGAAGACAGTTTGCTCAGGCTTATTTTCACCACTTGCCATCCGGCACTGCCAACCGATAGCCGGGTGGCATTAACGCTGAAACTGCTGGCAGGTTTGACCACTGGAGAAATTGCCCGGGCTTTTCTCAGCACCGAACCAACCATTGCTCAACGCATCGTTCGGGCCAAGCGGACCCTTGCTGATGAGAACATTCCCTTTGAAGTGCCTCAAGGCGAAGAGCAGCACGAACGGTTGGCTTCCGTGCTGGAAGTCATTTATCTGCTGTTCAATGAAGGCTATGCAGCAACCACGGGAGACGATCTGATCCGTCCCGCGTTGTGCGAGGAAGCACAGAGACTGGGGCGCATCCTGGCGGAACTCATGCCCCGTGAAGCGGAAGTGCAAGGGCTGATCGCTCTTCTGGAACTGCAGGCATCGCGATTGAAGACACGCACCAATGCACAAGGCGAGCCGGTACTACTGATGGATCAGAACCGTGCCCGGTGGGATCAGTTGCTCATTCGTCGTGGCCTGGAGGCTTTGGCGAGAGGGAAAGCATTGCAGCAGTCGCCAGGTATCTATCTGCTGCAAGCCGAGATCGCTGCCTGCCATGCCCGTGCCCGCACACCGGGGGAGACGGACTGGAAACAGATCGCAGCATATTACGACATATTGCTGGAAGTGTATCCATCGCCCATCGTTGCCCTCAATCGAGCAGTGGCCATCGGTATGGCATACGGCCCGCAGGTGGCGTTGCCTCTGGTAGAGGAGTTAGAGAAAGAACCGTTGCTGGCTGGTTTTCATTTAGTGGCCAGCGTCCGAGGCGACCTGCTCGAAAAGCTGCATCGCTTTCCGGAAGCGTCGCTAGCCTATGAGCAGGCGGCCAGCCAGACCCGCAATGAAAAAGAGAGGCAACAACTCCTGCAACGAGCCAAAACCTGTACAAACCGTTTTAATGCTAGTACCGATCAGAAAATATCCTAA
- a CDS encoding metallophosphoesterase family protein, with amino-acid sequence MSLSSRRSFLTASLAGVAASAWAQGRRVYPEDPPFQPATIFLTWHRDPTTTMVVQWIGTQGETSDYRIFYRPVLTHGAVAQWTSSAGTPGGFGSLISSLTDWRIQMPVSKPYPKTDFKVFRAELTGLHPGTNYEFRLGKSSPMYRFRTMPRKATDGFMFVSGGDCGVNQHAVENNQQAARLSPQFVIIGGDLGYDNGRSVEVSLAFIRNYSKHMIDTEGRLIPLVPCIGNHEVDGGYGKPRTKAPFFFALFDGLFPETSYNTLDFGDYLSLVLLDTGHVSPIGGEQADWLEKTLKARKDHPNVLAVNHVPAYPSFRNPTSTVPGKAGTGEENRKYWVPLFDKYRVPVVLEHHDHTFKRTKPLLDHRADDNGVLYLGDGSWGRLRAAKSPDELSYLAKSSSDFHLSLHRLQGEERFHLAMDSQGRVMDVCRSAQRKTGIIRTTEG; translated from the coding sequence ATGTCTCTCTCGTCCCGCCGTTCGTTTCTGACTGCCTCGCTGGCTGGTGTTGCTGCCTCAGCTTGGGCACAAGGCCGCCGGGTGTATCCCGAAGATCCCCCTTTTCAGCCTGCTACGATCTTCCTCACCTGGCATCGCGACCCTACCACCACCATGGTGGTTCAGTGGATAGGCACCCAGGGGGAAACCAGCGATTATCGCATTTTCTACCGTCCGGTACTCACCCACGGCGCGGTGGCCCAGTGGACTTCTTCCGCAGGCACACCCGGCGGGTTTGGCAGCCTGATCAGTTCTCTGACCGATTGGCGAATTCAGATGCCAGTCAGCAAACCGTACCCGAAAACTGATTTCAAAGTCTTTCGCGCGGAGCTGACTGGCTTGCACCCAGGCACCAATTACGAATTCCGGCTGGGCAAATCGTCGCCCATGTATCGCTTCCGCACCATGCCACGCAAGGCAACCGATGGCTTCATGTTTGTTTCCGGTGGCGACTGTGGCGTCAATCAGCATGCCGTCGAAAACAACCAGCAGGCAGCCCGTCTTTCACCCCAGTTTGTCATCATTGGTGGCGATCTGGGGTACGACAATGGCCGATCGGTTGAAGTCAGCCTGGCGTTTATCCGTAACTACAGCAAACACATGATTGATACAGAAGGCAGACTGATTCCCCTGGTGCCTTGCATCGGCAACCATGAGGTGGATGGCGGGTACGGCAAGCCACGCACCAAGGCTCCATTCTTCTTTGCCCTCTTCGATGGCCTGTTCCCCGAGACCAGTTACAACACACTCGACTTTGGTGATTACCTCAGCCTGGTTTTGCTCGATACCGGACACGTTTCCCCCATCGGTGGTGAACAGGCAGATTGGCTGGAGAAAACACTCAAGGCACGCAAAGACCATCCCAACGTGCTGGCAGTCAATCATGTGCCGGCTTACCCCTCGTTCCGCAACCCCACGAGTACCGTGCCAGGCAAAGCAGGTACTGGTGAAGAGAACCGCAAGTACTGGGTGCCTCTTTTTGATAAGTACCGCGTGCCAGTGGTGCTGGAGCATCACGACCATACTTTCAAACGCACCAAACCTTTGCTCGATCATCGGGCTGATGACAATGGCGTACTCTACCTGGGCGATGGTTCCTGGGGCCGCTTGCGTGCCGCCAAGTCTCCTGATGAACTCAGCTACCTGGCGAAGTCGAGCAGTGATTTTCATCTATCCCTGCATCGCCTGCAGGGGGAGGAACGGTTCCACCTGGCGATGGATTCCCAGGGCCGAGTCATGGATGTTTGCCGAAGTGCTCAGCGAAAAACAGGGATTATCCGTACGACGGAAGGATGA
- a CDS encoding retropepsin-like domain-containing protein: MLTFITLCLLTSQSSAATITADEIMHQVRKATGFSVNKLPATGLQLLGKGTYAGMPAKHEVLFNRDGHFMQSVTSKINTGMGYDGSQAWVRDLAGEQRIQELTDRRNTLFNGLLMTNLWIDAVSGMQYTLPADSLKEGVYSLSFIHQPTEMKGTVRIDAKTWLPVDCTVTVEGRKMTTKWSGSVEFQGMKFPQQIQAFSSNEGVEALTIETIQAAPTFVRNPYAALDVVPSDTVFDNTVPAELEVKRAKTGHLLVKPKVNGKHVGWFIFDSGAGANVLANSVIKELQLEQFGELPAVGIGGTVKTHFSRPDSLTIGRATLKQPLVIGLDMAFLDIPMGEYISGIVGYGTFHRCVVEMDMDKNIIALFDPKDYDQSRVNNRWQKLYQTARVSCVEAEFEGHKGIFKLDTGAAGSTVALHAPIVEKLKLLENRETSDSYAGGVGGMVKAKKGKLKYFQIADEKFENVEVTFATASKGAFNSADTMGNIGGELVKPFKLVFDYQNKRIAFVRRAGSE, from the coding sequence ATGCTCACGTTTATCACCCTTTGCCTGCTGACCAGCCAGTCATCTGCTGCCACCATCACTGCAGACGAGATCATGCACCAGGTTCGAAAAGCTACAGGCTTCTCGGTGAACAAGTTGCCTGCCACCGGTCTGCAGCTTCTGGGCAAGGGCACCTATGCCGGCATGCCTGCCAAACATGAAGTGCTGTTCAACCGTGATGGGCACTTCATGCAGAGCGTCACTTCCAAAATCAACACGGGCATGGGTTACGATGGCAGCCAAGCCTGGGTGCGCGACCTGGCAGGGGAGCAACGCATTCAGGAACTGACCGACCGGCGCAATACGCTCTTCAATGGCCTGCTCATGACGAACCTCTGGATCGATGCAGTTTCCGGCATGCAGTACACCCTGCCTGCTGATTCGCTCAAAGAAGGCGTGTACTCCCTTTCATTCATACACCAGCCAACCGAGATGAAGGGAACCGTGCGCATTGATGCGAAAACCTGGTTGCCTGTCGATTGCACGGTCACGGTCGAAGGCCGCAAGATGACTACCAAATGGAGCGGCAGTGTCGAATTTCAGGGCATGAAATTCCCACAGCAGATACAGGCATTTTCTTCCAATGAAGGTGTTGAAGCGTTAACGATAGAAACCATCCAGGCTGCACCCACTTTCGTTCGTAACCCCTATGCTGCACTGGATGTGGTGCCCAGCGATACGGTTTTCGATAACACCGTTCCTGCGGAACTTGAAGTCAAACGAGCCAAGACGGGACACCTGCTGGTGAAGCCCAAGGTCAACGGCAAGCACGTAGGCTGGTTCATTTTCGACAGCGGAGCAGGGGCCAATGTGCTGGCCAACAGTGTCATTAAGGAACTGCAACTGGAACAATTCGGTGAACTGCCTGCGGTGGGTATTGGCGGAACGGTCAAAACACATTTCAGCAGGCCGGACTCATTGACCATTGGCCGTGCAACTCTCAAGCAGCCTCTGGTCATCGGCCTTGACATGGCTTTTCTGGATATTCCCATGGGGGAGTACATTTCAGGTATCGTTGGGTACGGCACCTTTCACCGTTGCGTGGTCGAAATGGATATGGACAAGAACATCATTGCCCTGTTTGATCCCAAAGATTACGACCAGAGCCGCGTGAATAACCGCTGGCAGAAACTTTACCAGACCGCACGGGTTTCCTGCGTGGAAGCCGAGTTCGAAGGGCATAAAGGCATCTTTAAGCTCGATACCGGAGCTGCAGGTAGCACCGTGGCTCTGCATGCTCCCATCGTCGAGAAACTGAAATTGCTGGAAAACCGTGAAACGAGTGACTCATATGCAGGCGGCGTTGGTGGCATGGTGAAAGCGAAAAAAGGGAAGCTCAAATACTTCCAGATCGCTGATGAAAAGTTTGAAAATGTGGAAGTGACCTTTGCCACCGCCAGCAAAGGGGCGTTCAACTCTGCCGACACCATGGGCAACATTGGTGGCGAGCTGGTGAAGCCGTTCAAGCTGGTATTCGATTATCAGAACAAGCGGATTGCGTTTGTCAGACGTGCGGGTTCAGAATAA
- a CDS encoding YciI family protein, with product MRVMVIVKATPESEAGIMPGEQLLTDMGKFNEELVKAGIMLAGDGLHPTSKAKRVHFKGKDRTVTDGPFAETRELIAGYWIWQVKSMEEAVEWVKRCPNPMMSESDIDIRPIFEMEDFADVMTPELMEKERKLAAEIEARQKK from the coding sequence ATGCGAGTTATGGTGATAGTCAAAGCGACCCCCGAATCGGAAGCAGGCATCATGCCCGGCGAACAGCTACTTACCGATATGGGCAAGTTCAATGAAGAGCTTGTCAAAGCAGGCATCATGTTGGCAGGTGATGGGCTGCATCCCACATCGAAAGCCAAGCGAGTGCATTTCAAGGGTAAAGATCGTACCGTCACCGATGGTCCTTTCGCTGAAACCCGTGAACTCATTGCCGGCTACTGGATCTGGCAAGTCAAGTCGATGGAAGAGGCAGTGGAATGGGTGAAACGTTGCCCCAACCCCATGATGTCAGAATCGGACATCGATATTCGCCCGATCTTCGAGATGGAAGATTTTGCGGATGTGATGACACCGGAACTGATGGAAAAGGAACGTAAACTGGCAGCAGAAATCGAAGCTCGCCAGAAAAAGTAA
- a CDS encoding transglutaminase domain-containing protein — MQRQGNLVAWLLLGLMACWCIPSDLPAHAPQEAVPPPKSTAEPLHEFWEAIHLQGTHVGYAHGVYRPVPGNLVSSSEELHLSLTRFGQLLKMNFSFSMIETKAGQVQQFTIRQSLGRDEELVRKGMVEKGQVRIIKNQGNQPAVTKMEPWNNDALGLYAMEQIYAGKELKPGMQFDFNSFSSDFNTVLSHHVTVHEKKMTELMDGRHLPFWRVTVKLQKIGDIQLLPMVCWVNDNGEVYKREQNIPGLGDLTFFRTRKEKAKPAGNAVIAQNDSDIGFSQLIRLNRSFNNFNDTRSVVYRVQLKDFEGIETAFANEPRQTVKIKNPGEMEITARQMNSPPQGASTAKLPPEYLRSSHFINSDHPQVKQHAREATANAQTPWTKALAIEDWVHRRMTNKDYGKAFATATETARTLDGDCTEHAVLATAMCRAAGIPSRTAIGLIHVPSERAMCFHMWFEVWINGQWYSLDGTLGQGHIAGGHVKVLDAHWNDTDSYLPLLPVTRLLGKLKMDVLSVEYEAGVPPR, encoded by the coding sequence ATGCAACGACAGGGAAACTTGGTCGCCTGGCTGCTGCTGGGCCTGATGGCATGTTGGTGTATTCCATCTGATTTACCTGCTCATGCACCGCAGGAAGCGGTACCACCACCTAAATCTACTGCTGAACCCCTGCATGAGTTTTGGGAAGCCATTCATCTGCAAGGTACTCATGTTGGCTATGCCCATGGTGTCTATCGCCCTGTGCCAGGAAATCTGGTGTCCAGTTCTGAAGAACTGCATTTGTCCCTGACACGCTTTGGTCAATTGCTCAAGATGAACTTCAGCTTCAGTATGATCGAGACGAAAGCCGGCCAGGTGCAGCAGTTCACTATCAGGCAATCGCTGGGTCGAGATGAAGAACTAGTCAGGAAAGGCATGGTTGAAAAAGGGCAGGTTCGTATCATCAAAAACCAGGGCAACCAGCCTGCAGTCACCAAGATGGAGCCTTGGAACAATGATGCACTGGGCCTCTATGCCATGGAACAGATTTATGCAGGCAAAGAGCTGAAACCCGGCATGCAGTTTGATTTCAATAGTTTCTCCTCTGATTTCAACACGGTTTTGAGCCATCATGTCACAGTCCATGAAAAGAAGATGACCGAATTGATGGATGGCAGACATCTTCCTTTCTGGCGGGTAACTGTCAAACTACAGAAGATCGGCGACATTCAACTCTTACCCATGGTCTGCTGGGTGAACGACAATGGTGAAGTGTATAAAAGGGAACAGAACATCCCCGGACTGGGTGATTTAACCTTCTTCCGTACCCGCAAGGAAAAAGCCAAGCCAGCAGGCAATGCGGTCATTGCTCAGAACGATTCAGACATCGGCTTTTCCCAACTCATTCGGTTGAACCGTTCGTTCAATAACTTCAACGACACACGAAGCGTTGTTTACCGGGTTCAACTGAAAGACTTCGAGGGCATTGAAACGGCATTTGCCAACGAACCCCGGCAGACGGTGAAAATCAAGAATCCGGGGGAAATGGAGATTACTGCCAGACAGATGAATTCACCCCCTCAGGGTGCAAGCACAGCGAAGCTGCCACCGGAATACCTTCGAAGCAGCCACTTCATCAACAGCGACCATCCGCAGGTAAAACAGCATGCCCGTGAAGCGACAGCCAATGCCCAGACCCCCTGGACGAAGGCGCTGGCTATTGAAGACTGGGTTCACCGCCGCATGACCAACAAGGATTATGGAAAAGCGTTCGCAACTGCGACTGAAACAGCCCGCACGCTCGATGGCGATTGCACCGAACATGCCGTACTGGCGACAGCCATGTGCCGGGCTGCAGGCATACCCAGCCGGACTGCCATCGGCCTGATCCATGTTCCTTCCGAACGAGCCATGTGTTTCCACATGTGGTTTGAAGTCTGGATCAACGGCCAGTGGTATTCGCTGGATGGCACATTGGGGCAGGGGCATATTGCCGGCGGGCACGTCAAAGTGCTCGATGCCCACTGGAACGATACCGATTCGTATCTGCCCTTATTACCGGTTACTCGACTGTTAGGCAAACTCAAGATGGATGTATTGAGTGTGGAGTATGAAGCGGGCGTGCCGCCACGGTAG